In one window of Pseudopipra pipra isolate bDixPip1 chromosome 27, bDixPip1.hap1, whole genome shotgun sequence DNA:
- the LOC135403390 gene encoding perilipin-4-like isoform X1, whose translation MQLKPLFFLSAAAEFSMASGKTPKPDLLKAEEQQQVSAVNRVTSLPLLNSAFNLVSSAYNHTKESHPCLSGVCNVAETVAAVAVGSVVGGAQPILNQLEPHIALVNEYACKGLDQLEENLPFLQQPADKVLLDTKQLVSTKVTSAMDAACEAREAVADKVTEAVDLTKNVVGDSVKLTRSVVTSTVNSAVEAAQGAKELVTTKVTEAVDVTKHMVEDKVDRTKSAVASTIVNAVEAAQGAKELVTNKVTEAVEDTKSAVASTISAAVGAAQGAKELVTNKVTEAVDVTKHMVEDRVDRTKSAVASTIVNAVEAAQGAKELVTNKVTEAVEDTKSAVASTISAAVGAAQGAKDMVTSKVTEAVDATKHVVEDRVDRTKSAVASTIVNAVEAAQGAKELVANKVTEAVDVTKHMVEDSVDRTKSAVASTISAAVGAAQGAKELVTNKVTEAVDLTKGAVQDSVEKTKSVVTSTVSTALDAAYGTISSKISTALEQSREALQEGVEMTNSVVTNSISKAKAVSQAVAGGVESVLGMSEDLVDHFLPMTEEELGKLASSVEGSGMASVEEQKEQRSYFVRLGSLSSRVRLRAYQHSLHKLQCIRQSTQDTLSRLQMAIKLIESVKQGFGQKLLEGQEKLHKLWVDWCLTQPKGNQVQTACQPEQVESRTLTMLRIITQQLQPVYENLKTSIQGLPSNVQEAVYQATRNIHKLHSSFSSAMSFQDLSSSTLRQSQDRATEARRSLDVLLEYVTHSTPLNWLVGPFRAMAEVAQGSRKQKRREMVTDGKLPLLEKAPASQGVTETPGEPEGSNRILGQWYEVLEKLEEKAGKLEKEAGQLEEEAGKVKKAEKMEEEAEEVKKAGKQEKEAGQLEEETGKVKKAGKQEKEAGQLEEQAGKVKKAGKQEKEAGQLEEQAGKVKKAEKPEDKAGKMKKAGKREGKAEKLEGKAGKVKKAGKLEEEAEKDKEVALAAREINTRTPEEAL comes from the exons ATGCAGTTAAAACCCTTGTTCTTCctttcagctgcagctgaatTCAGTATGGCCTCAGGAAAGACCCCAAAACCAGACCTGCTGaaggctgaggagcagcagcaagtG AGCGCTGTCAACCGAGTGACCAGCTTGCCCTTGCTCAACTCTGCCTTCAACCTGGTCTCCTCTGCCTACAACCACACCAAGGAGTCCCACCCTTGCCTCAGTGGGGTCTGCAACGTGGCTGAGACGGTGGCTGCCGTGGCAGTGGGCAGTGTGGTCGGGGGGGCACAGCCCATCCTCAACCAGCTGGAGCCACACA TTGCACTTGTGAATGAATATGCCTGCAAAGGACTGGATCAGCTGGAGGAGAACTTGCCCTTCCTTCAGCAGCCAGCAGACAAG GTGCTCTTGGACACCAAGCAGCTGGTTTCCACCAAGGTGACATCTGCCATGGACGCCGCCTGTGAGgccagagaagccgtggctgaTAAAGTCACCGAAGCTGTGGACCTCACCAAAAATGTGGTTGGGGACAGTGTCAAGCTGACCAGGTCAGTGGTCACCTCCACTGTTAACAGTGCTGtggaggctgcccagggagccaAGGAGCTGGTGACCACCAAGGTGACCGAGGCCGTGGATGTCACCAAACACATGGTGGAGGACAAAGTGGACAGAACCAAGTCTGCAGTTGCTTCCACCATTGTCAACGCTGtggaggctgcccagggagccaAGGAGCTGGTGACCAACAAGGTGACAGAGGCAGTGGAGGACACCAAGTCTGCAGTTGCTTCCACCATCAGTGCAGCTGTAGGGGCTGCCCAAGGTGCCAAGGAGCTGGTGACCAACAAGGTGACCGAAGCTGTGGATGTCACCAAACACATGGTGGAGGACAGAGTGGACAGAACCAAGTCTGCTGTTGCTTCCACCATTGTCAACGCTGTGGAGGCTGCTCAAGGTGCCAAGGAGCTGGTGACCAACAAGGTGACCGAGGCTGTGGAGGACACCAAGTCTGCAGTTGCTTCCACCATCAGTGCAGCTGtaggggctgcccagggagccaAGGACATGGTGACAAGCAAGGTGACAGAGGCAGTGGATGCCACTAAACATGTGGTGGAGGACAGAGTGGACAGAACCAAGTCTGCTGTTGCTTCTACCATTGTCAATGCTGtggaggctgcccagggagccaAGGAGCTGGTGGCCAACAAGGTGACAGAGGCTGTGGATGTCACCAAACACATGGTGGAGGACAGTGTGGACAGGACCAAGTCTGCAGTTGCTTCCACCATCAGTGCAGCTGTAGGGGCTGCCCAAGGTGCCAAGGAGCTGGTGACCAACAAGGTGACCGAGGCAGTGGACCTGACCAAAGGGGCTGTTCAAGATAGTGTTGAGAAGACCAAATCTGTGGTCACCTCTACAGTCAGTACAGCTCTGGATGCTGCCTATGGCACCATCTCGAGCAAGATAagcacagccctggagcagagcagggaggccCTCCAGGAGGGCGTGGAGATGACCAACTCAGTGGTGACCAACAGCATAAGCAAGGCCAAGGCAGTGAGCCAGGCAGTGGCTGGTGGTGTGGAATCTGTGCTGGGGATGTCAGAAGATCTGGTGGATCACTTCCTCCCGATGACAGAGGAGGAACTAG GTAAACTGGCCTCCAGCGTGGAGGGGTCTGGGATGGCTTCCGTGGAGGAGCAGAAAGAGCAGCGGAGTTACTTTGTGCGCTTGGGGTCCCTGTCCAGCAGAGTCCGGCTCAGAGCCTACCAGCACTCCCTCCACAAGCTGCAGTGCATCAGGCAGAGCACCCAGGACACCCTCTCACGACTACAGATGGCAATAAAACTG ATTGAATCTGTGAAACAGGGGTTTGgccagaagctgctggaagggcAGGAGAAGCTCCATAAGCTCTGGGTGGACTGGTGCCTGACCCAACCCAAAGGAAACCAAGTTCAAACTGCCTGCCAGCCAGAG CAGGTAGAGTCCCGGACTCTAACTATGCTGAGGATCAtcacccagcagctccagcctgtcTATGAGAACCTGAAAACCAGCATCCAAGGCCTCCCCAGCAACGTCCAAGAGGCTGTGTATCAGGCCACTCGAAATATCCACAAGCTCCACAGCTCTTTTTCCAGTGCCATGTCTTTCCAGGACCTCTCCAGCAGCACCCTGAGGCAGAGCCAGGACCGTGCGACAGAAGCCCGGAGGTCCCTCGATGTCCTGCTTGAGTATGTCACTCACAGCACCCCTCTGAACTGGCTTGTGGGGCCCTTCAGGGCCATGGCTGAggtggcacagggcagcagaaaacagaagaggagaGAGATGGTGACTGATGGAAAGTTACCACTGTTGGAAAAGGCTCCGGCATCACAGGGGGTGACTGAGACACCCGGAGAGCCCGAGGGATCCAACAGAATCCTGGGGCAATGGTATGAAGTGCTGGagaagctggaggagaaggcagggaagctggagaaggaagcagggcagctggaggaggaggcagggaaggTGAAGAAGGCAGagaagatggaggaggaggcagaggaggtgaagaaggcagggaagcaggagaaggaagcagggcagctggaggaggagacagGAAAGGTGAAgaaggcagggaagcaggagaaggaagcagggcagctggaagagcaggcagggaaggtgaagaaggcagggaagcaggagaaggaagcagggcagctggaggagcaggcagggaaggtgAAGAAGGCAGAGAAGCCGGAGGATAAGGCAGGGAAGATGAAGAAGGCAGGGAAGCGGGAGGGGAAGGCAGAGAAGCtggaagggaaggcagggaaagtGAAGAAGGCAGggaagctggaggaggaggcagagaaagaCAAAGAGGTGGCACTGGCTGCAAGGGAGATAAACACTAGAACACCAGAGGAAGCTCTCTAA
- the LOC135403390 gene encoding perilipin-4-like isoform X2: protein MQLKPLFFLSAAAEFSMASGKTPKPDLLKAEEQQQVSAVNRVTSLPLLNSAFNLVSSAYNHTKESHPCLSGVCNVAETVAAVAVGSVVGGAQPILNQLEPHIALVNEYACKGLDQLEENLPFLQQPADKVLLDTKQLVSTKVTSAMDAACEAREAVADKVTEAVDLTKNVVGDSVKLTRSVVTSTVNSAVEAAQGAKELVTTKVTEAVDVTKHMVEDKVDRTKSAVASTIVNAVEAAQGAKELVTNKVTEAVEDTKSAVASTISAAVGAAQGAKELVTNKVTEAVDVTKHMVEDRVDRTKSAVASTIVNAVEAAQGAKELVTNKVTEAVEDTKSAVASTISAAVGAAQGAKDMVTSKVTEAVDATKHVVEDRVDRTKSAVASTIVNAVEAAQGAKELVANKVTEAVDVTKHMVEDSVDRTKSAVASTISAAVGAAQGAKELVTNKVTEAVDLTKGAVQDSVEKTKSVVTSTVSTALDAAYGTISSKISTALEQSREALQEGVEMTNSVVTNSISKAKAVSQAVAGGVESVLGMSEDLVDHFLPMTEEELGKLASSVEGSGMASVEEQKEQRSYFVRLGSLSSRVRLRAYQHSLHKLQCIRQSTQDTLSRLQMAIKLIESVKQGFGQKLLEGQEKLHKLWVDWCLTQPKGNQVQTACQPEVESRTLTMLRIITQQLQPVYENLKTSIQGLPSNVQEAVYQATRNIHKLHSSFSSAMSFQDLSSSTLRQSQDRATEARRSLDVLLEYVTHSTPLNWLVGPFRAMAEVAQGSRKQKRREMVTDGKLPLLEKAPASQGVTETPGEPEGSNRILGQWYEVLEKLEEKAGKLEKEAGQLEEEAGKVKKAEKMEEEAEEVKKAGKQEKEAGQLEEETGKVKKAGKQEKEAGQLEEQAGKVKKAGKQEKEAGQLEEQAGKVKKAEKPEDKAGKMKKAGKREGKAEKLEGKAGKVKKAGKLEEEAEKDKEVALAAREINTRTPEEAL from the exons ATGCAGTTAAAACCCTTGTTCTTCctttcagctgcagctgaatTCAGTATGGCCTCAGGAAAGACCCCAAAACCAGACCTGCTGaaggctgaggagcagcagcaagtG AGCGCTGTCAACCGAGTGACCAGCTTGCCCTTGCTCAACTCTGCCTTCAACCTGGTCTCCTCTGCCTACAACCACACCAAGGAGTCCCACCCTTGCCTCAGTGGGGTCTGCAACGTGGCTGAGACGGTGGCTGCCGTGGCAGTGGGCAGTGTGGTCGGGGGGGCACAGCCCATCCTCAACCAGCTGGAGCCACACA TTGCACTTGTGAATGAATATGCCTGCAAAGGACTGGATCAGCTGGAGGAGAACTTGCCCTTCCTTCAGCAGCCAGCAGACAAG GTGCTCTTGGACACCAAGCAGCTGGTTTCCACCAAGGTGACATCTGCCATGGACGCCGCCTGTGAGgccagagaagccgtggctgaTAAAGTCACCGAAGCTGTGGACCTCACCAAAAATGTGGTTGGGGACAGTGTCAAGCTGACCAGGTCAGTGGTCACCTCCACTGTTAACAGTGCTGtggaggctgcccagggagccaAGGAGCTGGTGACCACCAAGGTGACCGAGGCCGTGGATGTCACCAAACACATGGTGGAGGACAAAGTGGACAGAACCAAGTCTGCAGTTGCTTCCACCATTGTCAACGCTGtggaggctgcccagggagccaAGGAGCTGGTGACCAACAAGGTGACAGAGGCAGTGGAGGACACCAAGTCTGCAGTTGCTTCCACCATCAGTGCAGCTGTAGGGGCTGCCCAAGGTGCCAAGGAGCTGGTGACCAACAAGGTGACCGAAGCTGTGGATGTCACCAAACACATGGTGGAGGACAGAGTGGACAGAACCAAGTCTGCTGTTGCTTCCACCATTGTCAACGCTGTGGAGGCTGCTCAAGGTGCCAAGGAGCTGGTGACCAACAAGGTGACCGAGGCTGTGGAGGACACCAAGTCTGCAGTTGCTTCCACCATCAGTGCAGCTGtaggggctgcccagggagccaAGGACATGGTGACAAGCAAGGTGACAGAGGCAGTGGATGCCACTAAACATGTGGTGGAGGACAGAGTGGACAGAACCAAGTCTGCTGTTGCTTCTACCATTGTCAATGCTGtggaggctgcccagggagccaAGGAGCTGGTGGCCAACAAGGTGACAGAGGCTGTGGATGTCACCAAACACATGGTGGAGGACAGTGTGGACAGGACCAAGTCTGCAGTTGCTTCCACCATCAGTGCAGCTGTAGGGGCTGCCCAAGGTGCCAAGGAGCTGGTGACCAACAAGGTGACCGAGGCAGTGGACCTGACCAAAGGGGCTGTTCAAGATAGTGTTGAGAAGACCAAATCTGTGGTCACCTCTACAGTCAGTACAGCTCTGGATGCTGCCTATGGCACCATCTCGAGCAAGATAagcacagccctggagcagagcagggaggccCTCCAGGAGGGCGTGGAGATGACCAACTCAGTGGTGACCAACAGCATAAGCAAGGCCAAGGCAGTGAGCCAGGCAGTGGCTGGTGGTGTGGAATCTGTGCTGGGGATGTCAGAAGATCTGGTGGATCACTTCCTCCCGATGACAGAGGAGGAACTAG GTAAACTGGCCTCCAGCGTGGAGGGGTCTGGGATGGCTTCCGTGGAGGAGCAGAAAGAGCAGCGGAGTTACTTTGTGCGCTTGGGGTCCCTGTCCAGCAGAGTCCGGCTCAGAGCCTACCAGCACTCCCTCCACAAGCTGCAGTGCATCAGGCAGAGCACCCAGGACACCCTCTCACGACTACAGATGGCAATAAAACTG ATTGAATCTGTGAAACAGGGGTTTGgccagaagctgctggaagggcAGGAGAAGCTCCATAAGCTCTGGGTGGACTGGTGCCTGACCCAACCCAAAGGAAACCAAGTTCAAACTGCCTGCCAGCCAGAG GTAGAGTCCCGGACTCTAACTATGCTGAGGATCAtcacccagcagctccagcctgtcTATGAGAACCTGAAAACCAGCATCCAAGGCCTCCCCAGCAACGTCCAAGAGGCTGTGTATCAGGCCACTCGAAATATCCACAAGCTCCACAGCTCTTTTTCCAGTGCCATGTCTTTCCAGGACCTCTCCAGCAGCACCCTGAGGCAGAGCCAGGACCGTGCGACAGAAGCCCGGAGGTCCCTCGATGTCCTGCTTGAGTATGTCACTCACAGCACCCCTCTGAACTGGCTTGTGGGGCCCTTCAGGGCCATGGCTGAggtggcacagggcagcagaaaacagaagaggagaGAGATGGTGACTGATGGAAAGTTACCACTGTTGGAAAAGGCTCCGGCATCACAGGGGGTGACTGAGACACCCGGAGAGCCCGAGGGATCCAACAGAATCCTGGGGCAATGGTATGAAGTGCTGGagaagctggaggagaaggcagggaagctggagaaggaagcagggcagctggaggaggaggcagggaaggTGAAGAAGGCAGagaagatggaggaggaggcagaggaggtgaagaaggcagggaagcaggagaaggaagcagggcagctggaggaggagacagGAAAGGTGAAgaaggcagggaagcaggagaaggaagcagggcagctggaagagcaggcagggaaggtgaagaaggcagggaagcaggagaaggaagcagggcagctggaggagcaggcagggaaggtgAAGAAGGCAGAGAAGCCGGAGGATAAGGCAGGGAAGATGAAGAAGGCAGGGAAGCGGGAGGGGAAGGCAGAGAAGCtggaagggaaggcagggaaagtGAAGAAGGCAGggaagctggaggaggaggcagagaaagaCAAAGAGGTGGCACTGGCTGCAAGGGAGATAAACACTAGAACACCAGAGGAAGCTCTCTAA
- the TICAM1 gene encoding TIR domain-containing adapter molecule 1 has translation MAQSTELQPSFEDVFNILSQVPQDKLLSLKHKLKHLIPGPSSKLLQAMVLLSLGQDTDARICLDALRDNPAAQYVHQTKLEDGEDVQPPQLDAGAMALLAQVYKVLAQEKLCSPEAWDKACQAATKASQDTQQGMLNNIPPEDQDKQGFAPSMGPTDRFGTLRSDEDTGFLRGGSSNYMVRSSPVPIGGNSKLSAPRTLCSTGSCSLPSCLEVSASPTVVCHSHPSPPEGVPQPSGAGHPDGDTQSPQESSWTSSPSSHPGQDTGAQVPWPEEVLQGSSCHPVLPVPSEGAVIQPAQSSDIPSTVTEPPAPRENMDEKQDEKQLPTGLPDPGAAVGTDPAHISIGDSDIPAGIPCNSTSASISTCSLPPPPTCSFSSTLPPPLQEPPSNLNPPPLRSSPSPAWPPPSLPTVDPVSLSEPDGGKFFTFVVLHASEDEIVAQRVKNRLESLGVSNGATLCEDFSVAGRSRMGGFLEAMENSAFMILLLTKNFMCNLCLFQTDTALMQSIQDPSKHYSVIPFLPKENALEQGQIPRMLSALVTLDESSHLFPRVVSNTFNPKKISQKKAMWEQMQRRKLQLLWEQQQAQQNLAALSLGRPSQAFPAATRPWPPEPSPQQWCPPNNPTVPPFAGHPPPAQMGPPSSQPLLPPGHYNIMPGPGGIVIQNARMVQIGDHNTMQVETVPPGPQDSEGHTRHPV, from the coding sequence atGGCACAGAGCACTGAGCTCCAGCCAAGCTTTGAGGACGTGTTTAATATTCTATCCCAGGTCCCACAAGATAAACTCCTGAGCCTCAAACATAAACTGAAGCACCTGATCCCTGGGCCCAGCAGCAAGTTACTGCAAGCCATGGTCTTGCTTAGTCTGGGGCAAGACACGGATGCAAGGATTTGTTTGGATGCCTTGAGGGATAACCCAGCAGCCCAGTATGTCCATCAGACCAAACTGGAGGATGGGGAGGATGTGCAGCCTCCCCAGCTGGATGCAGGTGCCATGGCACTTCTGGCACAGGTGTACAAAGTGTTGGCACAGGAAAAGCTGTGCAGTCCCGAGGCCTGGGACAAAGCCTGCCAGGCTGCCACCAAAGCCAGCCAGGACACTCAGCAGGGAATGCTCAACAACATCCCACCTGAGGACCAGGACAAACAGGGCTttgctcccagcatgggccCAACTGACAGATTTGGGACGCTGAGATCTGATGAGGACACGGGGTTTCTCCGTGGGGGCAGCTCCAACTACATGGTCAGAAGTTCTCCGGTGCCGATCGGAGGCAACTCCAAGCTCTCAGCCCCGCGGACCTTGTGCTCCAcggggagctgctccctccccagctgttTGGAGGTCAGTGCATCGCCAACAGTTGTTTGTCACAGCCATCCCTCTCCCCCCGAGGGTGTCCCTCAGCCCAGCGGTGCTGGACACCCCGATGGGGACACGCAGAGCCCCCAGGAATCCAGCTGgaccagcagccccagctcccatcCTGGCCAGGACACAGGTGCCCAAGTGCCCTGGCCagaggaggttctgcagggcaGTTCCTGCCATCCAGTGCTCCCTGTTCCCTCAGAGGGGGCTGTGATCcagcctgcccagagcagtgatATTCCCAGCACAGTGACAGAACCTCCTGCTCCAAGAGAAAACatggatgaaaagcaggatgaaaAGCAATTACCTACTGGTCTTCCTGacccaggagctgcagtggggacTGATCCTGCTCACATATCCATAGGGGACTCTGATATTCCAGCAGGCATTCCCTGTAACTCTACATCTGCTTCTATTTCAACctgttcccttcctcctcctcccacctgTTCCTTCTCCTCaacccttcctcctcctcttcaggAACCTCCTTCCAACTTAAATCCCCCTCCCCTGCGCTCATCCccctctccagcctggcctcctccttctctcccaacTGTAGACCCAGTGTCCCTGTCAGAGCCAGATGGTGGCAAGTTCTTCACGTTTGTTGTCCTGCATGCCAGTGAAGATGAGATTGTTGCCCAGCGGGTCAAGAACCGGCTGGAGAGCTTGGGGGTGTCCAACGGGGCCACACTCTGCGAGGATTTCTCCGTTGCCGGACGCAGCCGCATGGGGGGCTTCCTGGAGGCGATGGAAAACTCCGCCTTCATGATCCTCCTGCTGACCAAGAACTTCATGTGCAACCTGTGTCTGTTCCAGACAGACACTGCCCTGATGCAGTCCATCCAGGACCCATCCAAGCACTACTCAGTCATCCCGTTTTTACCCAAGGAGAACGCCCTGGAGCAGGGTCAGATCCCCAGGATGCTCAGCGCGCTGGTGACCCTGGATGAGAGCTCTCATCTGTTCCCCAGGGTTGTGAGCAACACTTTCAACCCCAAGAAGATCAGTCAGAAGAAAGCCATGTGGGAGCAGATGCAGAGAAGGAAactccagctgctctgggaacagcagcaggccCAGCAGAACTTGGCTGCCCTCAGCCTTGGCCGCCCTTCCCAGGCGTTTCCAGCAGCGACACGGCCGTGGCCACCAGAGCCATCCCCCCAGCAGTGGTGTCCCCCCAACAACCCCACGGTCCCTCCCTTTGCTGGGCACCCCCCACCTGCTCAGATGGGTCCCCCCAGTTCCCAGCCACTGCTCCCACCAGGCCACTACAACATCATGCCAGGCCCGGGAGGGATCGTGATCCAGAACGCGCGGATGGTTCAGATCGGGGACCACAACACGATGCAGGTGGAAACTGTCCCCCCTGGGCCACAGGACAGCGAGGGACACACCAGGCACCCTGTCTGA
- the FEM1A gene encoding protein fem-1 homolog A, whose translation MDLRTAVYNAARDGKLKLLQKLLGSRSREELEALTAGPGGGGGPGAGSTPLLIAARHGHLEVVEYLLDHCGARVEEGGSVSFDGETIEGAPPLWAASAAGHLGVVRSLLDHGASVNQTTLTNSTPLRAACFDGHLEIVRYLVGERGADLEVANRHGHTCLMISCYKGHREIARYLLEKGADVNRRSVKGNTALHDCAESGSLEILQLLLRSKARMEKDGYGMTPLLAASVTGHTNIVEYLIQGGLQQEEAAGSQSGTCASGGSRQRGCGAGKETQGCQEEGGEGCGASASSQDEVPTVFCTREAAVEALELLGATFVDKKRDLLGAHKYWRRAMELRCEGGKYLPKPEPRQLVLAYDYSREVNSLEELEALITDPDEMRMQALLIRERILGPSHPDTSYYIRYRGAVYADSGNFERCINLWKYALDMQQGNLEPLSPMTASSFLSFAELYSYVLQDRSKGTLATHLGFSDLIGVLSKGVREVERALVHGKDPVADSVQFTKTLAIILHLVFLLEKVECTPEQEHQKRQTIYRLLKCSPRAKNGFTLLHMAVDKDTTTVGRYPVGKFPSLHVVNLLLECGADPDSRDYDNNTPLHVAARNNCPLIMRALMEAGAHMDATNAFKQTAYELLDEKLLTKSTMQPFNYITLQCLAARALDKHKIPYKGFIPEELEAFIELH comes from the coding sequence ATGGACCTGCGCACGGCCGTGTACAACGCGGCCCGCGACGGgaagctgaagctgctgcagaagctccTGGGCAGCCGCAGCCGTGAGGAGCTGGAGGCGCTgacggcggggcccggcggcggcggcggccccggggcgggcAGCACCCCGCTGCTGATCGCGGCGCGGCACGGGCACCTGGAGGTGGTGGAGTACCTGCTGGATCACTGCGGGGCCCGCGTGGAGGAGGGAGGCTCCGTCAGCTTCGACGGCGAGACCATCGAGGGGGCCCCGCCGCTGTGGGCGGCCTCGGCCGCCGGGCACCTGGGGGTGGTGCGGAGCCTCCTGGACCACGGCGCCTCGGTGAACCAGACCACGCTGACCAACTCCACCCCGCTGCGGGCCGCCTGCTTCGATGGGCACCTGGAGATCGTGCGGTACCTGGTGGGCGAGCGCGGGGCCGACCTGGAGGTGGCCAACCGGCACGGGCACACGTGCCTGATGATTTCGTGCTACAAAGGGCACCGGGAGATCGCCCGCTACTTGCTGGAGAAAGGGGCCGACGTGAACCGGCGCAGCGTGAAGGGGAACACGGCCCTGCACGACTGCGCCGAGTCCGGCAGCCTGGagatcctgcagctcctgctccgcTCCAAGGCCCGCATGGAGAAGGACGGCTATGGAATGACCCCCCTGCTCGCCGCCAGCGTCACCGGCCACACCAACATCGTGGAGTACCTCATccagggggggctgcagcaggaggaggctgcgggGAGCCAGAGCGGGACCTGCGCCTCGGGCGGGAGCCGTCAGAGGGGCTGCGGCGCCGGCAAGGAGACTCAGGGCTGCCAGGAAGAGGGGGGTGAGGGATGCGGTGCCTCGGCTTCCAGCCAGGACGAGGTCCCGACCGTGTTCTGCACTCGAGAGGCGGCTGTGGAAGcgctggagctgctgggtgcCACGTTTGTGGATAAGAAACGTGACCTCCTGGGAGCCCACAAGTACTGGCGGAGGGCGATGGAGCTGCGCTGCGAGGGCGGGAAGTACCTGCCCAAACCCGAGCCCCGGCAGCTGGTGCTGGCCTATGACTATTCCCGGGAGGTGAATTCTCTGGAGGAACTGGAGGCCCTGATCACGGATCCTGACGAGATGCGGATGCAGGCGCTGCTGATCCGGGAGCGCATCCTGGGCCCTTCCCACCCCGACACTTCCTACTACATCCGCTACCGCGGCGCCGTCTACGCCGACTCCGGCAACTTCGAGCGCTGCATCAACCTGTGGAAGTACGCCCTGGACATGCAGCAGGGCAACCTGGAGCCTCTCAGCCCCATGACTGCCAGCAGCTTCCTTTCCTTTGCCGAGCTTTACTCCTACGTGCTCCAGGACCGCTCCAAAGGCACTTTAGCCACCCACCTGGGCTTCTCCGACCTCATCGGGGTGCTGAGCAAAGGGGTGCGGGAGGTGGAGAGGGCCCTGGTGCACGGCAAGGACCCCGTGGCCGACTCGGTGCAGTTCACCAAGACGTTGGCCATCATCCTGCACCTGGTGTTCCTGCTGGAGAAGGTGGAGTGCACCCCGGAGCAGGAGCACCAGAAGCGCCAGACCATCTACCGCCTGCTCAAGTGCAGCCCCCGGGCCAAGAACGGCTTCACCCTCCTGCACATGGCCGTGGACAAGGACACCACGACGGTGGGGCGTTACCCCGTGGGCAAATTCCCGTCGCTCCACGTGGTGAACTTGCTCCTGGAGTGCGGGGCCGACCCGGACAGCCGCGACTACGACAACAACACCCCCCTGCACGTCGCCGCCCGCAACAACTGCCCGCTCATCATGAGGGCCCTGATGGAGGCCGGGGCGCACATGGATGCCACCAACGCCTTCAAGCAGACGGCCTACGAGCTGCTGGACGAGAAGCTGCTCACCAAGAGCACGATGCAGCCCTTCAACTACATCACCCTCCAGTGCCTTGCTGCTCGAGCCCTGGACAAGCACAAGATTCCCTACAAGGGGTTCATCCCCGAGGAGCTGGAAGCCTTCATTGAGCTGCACTAG